Proteins encoded together in one Candidatus Neomarinimicrobiota bacterium window:
- a CDS encoding SDR family oxidoreductase: MSKWVLLLGGSTGHGAATAKRLAKDGYGIIAFHFDRGEAKKIAEETIAEVNKTTGGRCHYFNTNAASEETMDKYIPQIKEITGGEPVKLLLHSIAFGTTTNFFGEKPVTQRQMDMTVHVMGNALLYWTQKLFAEKLLGKGSRVMGLTSEGNYLAMEGYGPVSVAKVAMEAIIRQIGWELGVHGITANAVQAGITPTRALTKITENWEGWIESTKSRNPMRRTTTPEDVAGTISMLLKPEADFINCSIIYCDGGEHRSGAF, encoded by the coding sequence ATGTCTAAATGGGTATTGTTATTAGGTGGCTCAACCGGTCACGGCGCCGCAACGGCCAAAAGATTGGCGAAAGATGGTTATGGTATTATTGCTTTTCACTTTGATCGTGGAGAAGCAAAAAAGATTGCTGAGGAAACCATTGCTGAAGTGAATAAAACAACAGGTGGCCGTTGCCATTATTTCAACACCAACGCCGCATCCGAAGAAACGATGGATAAATATATTCCTCAAATAAAAGAAATCACAGGTGGAGAGCCCGTGAAGCTTTTACTTCATTCCATCGCTTTTGGTACAACCACAAACTTTTTTGGCGAAAAACCGGTAACCCAACGACAAATGGATATGACAGTCCACGTAATGGGGAATGCCTTATTATACTGGACGCAAAAATTATTTGCAGAAAAATTGCTGGGAAAAGGTTCCCGCGTGATGGGGCTCACCAGCGAAGGTAATTATTTAGCCATGGAAGGATATGGGCCGGTGAGTGTTGCCAAGGTTGCCATGGAAGCAATCATTCGTCAAATCGGTTGGGAATTAGGAGTGCATGGAATTACGGCTAATGCCGTTCAGGCTGGCATTACGCCAACACGCGCTTTGACTAAAATTACTGAAAACTGGGAAGGCTGGATTGAAAGCACAAAAAGTAGAAATCCTATGCGACGAACAACCACTCCGGAAGATGTGGCCGGGACGATTTCTATGTTGTTAAAACCGGAAGCGGACTTTATCAACTGCTCCATCATTTATTGTGATGGAGGCGAGCACCGCTCTGGGGCGTTTTAG
- the ychF gene encoding redox-regulated ATPase YchF produces the protein MALRCGIVGLPNVGKSTIFNALTASSVPAENYPFCTIEPHMGIVALPDDRLGDLTKIFKPEKVTPATVEFIDIAGLVRGASKGEGLGNQFLSQIRQVAAIVHVVRCFEDDNVVHVEGSVDPVRDAELIETELLLADLDTLEKSVYRLSKLVKKEKTAQLELDVVSRLKTHCDAGNMARTFTAEEDELPFIRALFLLTRKPILYVANVDENEITHDKRNTHVQDLFDFAKKENNLAIRLCGKIEQEIAVLDDDGKAMFLEEYNLLEPGLNKLIHAGFNLLGLETYFTGGPTEVRAWTIKQGASAPEAAGEIHTDFQKGFIKAEIIKYGDLVRLGSEKSVKDAGLAQLQGKEYIVQDGDCIYFHFNV, from the coding sequence ATGGCACTGCGGTGTGGCATCGTTGGATTACCCAATGTTGGTAAATCAACCATTTTTAACGCATTAACTGCTTCTTCCGTCCCGGCGGAAAACTACCCCTTTTGTACGATTGAACCCCACATGGGAATTGTGGCGCTCCCTGATGATCGTTTGGGGGATTTAACCAAAATATTTAAACCTGAAAAGGTAACACCAGCAACGGTAGAATTTATAGATATTGCCGGTCTCGTCCGGGGTGCCAGTAAAGGTGAAGGGCTCGGCAACCAATTCTTAAGCCAAATTCGACAAGTAGCGGCAATCGTCCATGTGGTTAGGTGTTTTGAAGATGATAATGTGGTTCATGTTGAGGGAAGCGTTGATCCTGTACGGGATGCAGAACTGATTGAAACAGAACTACTCCTAGCCGATTTAGATACATTAGAAAAAAGTGTTTATCGTTTATCAAAACTGGTAAAAAAAGAAAAGACTGCTCAGCTAGAGCTTGACGTGGTGTCACGTTTAAAAACACATTGTGATGCGGGCAATATGGCGCGAACATTTACCGCAGAAGAAGATGAACTTCCTTTTATTCGTGCATTATTTTTATTGACACGCAAACCTATCCTTTATGTAGCCAATGTGGATGAAAATGAAATTACCCACGACAAAAGAAATACTCACGTGCAGGATTTATTCGACTTTGCCAAAAAAGAAAACAACCTTGCCATCAGATTATGTGGGAAGATTGAACAGGAAATAGCTGTCCTTGATGATGACGGGAAAGCCATGTTCCTTGAAGAATACAACCTTCTTGAGCCGGGATTGAATAAGTTAATCCATGCCGGGTTTAACCTATTAGGACTCGAAACATATTTCACAGGAGGGCCTACTGAAGTCCGTGCGTGGACAATAAAACAGGGCGCATCGGCGCCAGAAGCGGCAGGTGAAATCCATACCGATTTTCAAAAAGGATTTATCAAAGCTGAAATAATTAAATATGGTGACCTCGTTCGCCTGGGATCAGAAAAAAGTGTCAAGGATGCGGGCTTGGCCCAACTCCAAGGCAAAGAGTATATCGTGCAGGATGGTGACTGTATTTATTTCCACTTTAACGTATAG
- the fabA gene encoding bifunctional 3-hydroxydecanoyl-ACP dehydratase/trans-2-decenoyl-ACP isomerase: MSRKNNFSKEDLINSGLGKLFGLDQGKLPAPPMLMMDRIVHISDDGGKYGKGEIIAELDVTDDLWFFHCHFKGDPVMPGCLGLDGMWQLVGFFLTWVGGKGRGRALGVGDLKFKGQVRPYHEKVTYRIDIKKLINRGGKYMVWADGELSTGIDRIIYFAKNLQVGLFDNLTYDFGGDPALDSF; encoded by the coding sequence ATGTCGCGCAAAAACAATTTTTCTAAAGAAGATTTAATTAATAGTGGTCTAGGTAAACTCTTTGGCCTGGATCAAGGAAAACTTCCCGCCCCCCCAATGCTGATGATGGACCGGATTGTTCATATTTCTGATGATGGCGGAAAATATGGAAAAGGTGAAATTATCGCAGAATTAGATGTTACAGATGATCTATGGTTTTTTCACTGCCATTTCAAAGGCGACCCTGTTATGCCCGGATGTCTTGGGCTAGATGGAATGTGGCAATTGGTTGGGTTCTTTTTAACTTGGGTTGGCGGCAAGGGTCGTGGCCGTGCATTAGGCGTCGGCGATCTCAAATTCAAAGGACAAGTTCGTCCTTATCATGAAAAAGTAACCTACAGGATTGATATTAAAAAGCTGATAAATCGCGGTGGGAAATATATGGTTTGGGCCGACGGAGAGTTAAGTACAGGCATAGATCGAATCATCTATTTCGCTAAAAATCTACAAGTTGGGCTGTTTGATAATCTCACCTATGATTTTGGCGGCGACCCGGCTCTGGACTCCTTTTAA